CCGTAACGAGCATACTGGTTCTTAGCTGCCTCTAATTCTTCCAAGGCATCACTGTAGCGCTTTAACTCATTTAGAGTAGCTGCTTTTGCTTCATGAATACTGCCCAAGTCGAAAAATATCAGATTGTCTTCCGACAGACGCAACGCCTCATTTTGCAATTCCAGGGCTTTCTCAAACTCTTCTTTGGCATGGTGGACGTAGCTTTTCTGAAGTAAGACCTGAATTTTTCCTTCGGTTAAGCCATCCTCTTCGGCGTAACTCAAAGCATCATCAAAGTAGATCAAAGCCTTGTCATAAAAGCCCACTCGTCGATAAGCAATGCCAATATCAAACAGCACTGTTTCAGCGGCCTCTTCGCCCATAACATCTTCAAAAATTGCTTTAGCTTCTAAACAATCTGCCAGTGAATTGGCGTATCGACCGATCAAAGACTCGATAGAACACCTCAAGGCTAAGCTCTGCGCCAGCAAATCATTCTGCTCAATCTCTCGCGCTAAATCGACGGCTTGAGTCGCGGCTTCAACGGCTCGAGACCACTTGGATTCGCCTAAACGAGCACTGGTTAAGCAATAATAAAAGCGTGCGGCGCCTAACTTATCGCCATTTTTTTTCGCCTCAGCAATAAGCTTCGGAACGGTTTCTTCTGGCGTTTCAAAGTCTTCGCCATAACCGGCGAGGCACGCATAATATTGATATTGCCTTTCTCGTTTGGCATCGCCTTCAGGGATGGCTTTTCGCAACTGTTCTAAATAGAAGACAAGCCGATTGATGGTGGATATATCCACTTCTTCATTTTCAACTTGTAAATACAGCTCATCGAAAGTTTCTTGTGGGGACTTTTCTACAACCTCTTCGGCTGCCATAGCGGTGTTCGAGACTATGAGTAGGGTGATAAAAGCTAGCGCGGTTGTTAAGAAAAGTGCTTTCAAGGATCGTGTGGCAGGGCTTTTTAAACCGAATAGGCGGTCGACTGGCGCTTGTTCAACCAATGCTTGGGATTGTGAAATATATGTGTAACGCCTTGACATGTAATAAAAACCTTTCAGTTCTCTCTATGTAACAATAGCACAGTTTCTGTCAAAGGCAAGAGTCACAGTGTCAATTATTTTTACACATTTTATTCCTGGTTTTCCTTCTTTTCCTCTAGCTCATCGACCAATAAACCGCGCTTTTGAGCTCGGTAGAGCCATTGTTCTCGGGCCAGTTTCTGCATGTCGCGAACTTCGTCCATTTCATCCATGATCTCCATTCCTAGTAGCGTTTCCACCAGATCCTCCAGCGTCACCAACCCTCTGGTATCGCCGTACTCATCCACCACCAAAGCAATATGCTGTCGCTGATTGAGCAAAGACTCCAGTAAATTAGGTAATGTCATTTCATCCAGCACACAGACAATTTGTCGTTGAATTTCCTTTAACTCCAACTCATTCTTACCTTGAGCCTGCGCCATCAAAACATCGTCTTTTAGGACAAATGCCGTTATATCGTCGATATCATCACTATAAATTGGGATGCGTGAGAAGTTAGTGCCGACAACGTACTCAAAGATGTCCCCTATCTGATCATTCTCTTGTAAATACTGAATCACGCGCCGCGGGGTCATAATATCTTTGGCTTTTAACGAGCCTAAGCGGAACAGGTTGTCGATAATCCTCGACTCGTGTTCATCTATATCCCCCGTTTTCTTGCCCAAGCCAGCCATCGCAAGAAACTCTTCACGACTAAAGATATGTTGCTGCTTCCCTCTTGAGATGAGCCGAGTTAAGCCCTCTGAAACCCAAATTAATGGATACAGTACCTTAGTCAGCCATCTCACCAGCACCGCGGTGATCGGCGCTAGCTTTTCCCAATACACTGCGCCAATGGTTTTTGGAATGATTTCTGAGAAAAAGAGAATCGCCAGCGTCATCAATGCTGAAAAGAGACCGATCCAAGCATTGCCGAAAACCACCGTTGCCTTAGCACCCGCTGCAATCGCCCCCACCGTATGGGCGATAGTATTTAACGTTAAAATAGCCGCTAACGAACGATCGATATTATCCAAACGCAATTTTTTTAATAGCTCAGCGCGCTTCGGACGCTCCTGTTGCAGACGCTCAATATAAGAAGGCGTAATACTCAGTAAAACTGCCTCAGCAATAGAGCAAAAAAATGAAAACAGTAACGCCACCAGGATATAAACCACTAACAAAATCCAGTCCATGCTGGTCGCTACGGGACTATTGGTGACTTCAGCCGCCACAGATACCTGGGGCAGAAAC
The DNA window shown above is from Kangiella marina and carries:
- a CDS encoding tetratricopeptide repeat-containing diguanylate cyclase — translated: MSRRYTYISQSQALVEQAPVDRLFGLKSPATRSLKALFLTTALAFITLLIVSNTAMAAEEVVEKSPQETFDELYLQVENEEVDISTINRLVFYLEQLRKAIPEGDAKRERQYQYYACLAGYGEDFETPEETVPKLIAEAKKNGDKLGAARFYYCLTSARLGESKWSRAVEAATQAVDLAREIEQNDLLAQSLALRCSIESLIGRYANSLADCLEAKAIFEDVMGEEAAETVLFDIGIAYRRVGFYDKALIYFDDALSYAEEDGLTEGKIQVLLQKSYVHHAKEEFEKALELQNEALRLSEDNLIFFDLGSIHEAKAATLNELKRYSDALEELEAAKNQYARYGNKEKMESIELEAGIALNGLEKPELAYEHFETAEQLMKDSGNDRYLVWLYEARAENYRSLGQDKEMAEALDKHKELSKKLNQEKNKQQTLILRYQFDNERQELENKRLQAEQELKNRELESLRKARNWQTIATILGLVLILLLLVFALKQWSLSRKMKRLAMTDSLTGIANRRHIEQYGEGVVKDASEGDNPISVIVFDIDHFKEVNDDYGHEVGDEVLKRLTNFCEMALRQEDKLGRYGGEEFMVVLPNSKREDAYQVAERLRNGVASLQFDAGEESLSLTISLGVAELNRGETMKQMIRRADKALYAAKEEGRNRTNQASA
- a CDS encoding hemolysin family protein; this translates as MVLIALFLPQVSVAAEVTNSPVATSMDWILLVVYILVALLFSFFCSIAEAVLLSITPSYIERLQQERPKRAELLKKLRLDNIDRSLAAILTLNTIAHTVGAIAAGAKATVVFGNAWIGLFSALMTLAILFFSEIIPKTIGAVYWEKLAPITAVLVRWLTKVLYPLIWVSEGLTRLISRGKQQHIFSREEFLAMAGLGKKTGDIDEHESRIIDNLFRLGSLKAKDIMTPRRVIQYLQENDQIGDIFEYVVGTNFSRIPIYSDDIDDITAFVLKDDVLMAQAQGKNELELKEIQRQIVCVLDEMTLPNLLESLLNQRQHIALVVDEYGDTRGLVTLEDLVETLLGMEIMDEMDEVRDMQKLAREQWLYRAQKRGLLVDELEEKKENQE